The Gillisia sp. Hel_I_86 genome has a segment encoding these proteins:
- the msrA gene encoding peptide-methionine (S)-S-oxide reductase MsrA, whose protein sequence is MENTESKIATLAGGCFWCTEAVFERVEGASKVIPGFTGGQIKNPAYREIISGRTGHAEAIEIHFNPEIISYKELLLIFFSTHDPTTLNRQQYDKGTQYRSAVFYHSEEQKQDAEAIVKELEDANVFEDPIVTEITQATVFYKAEAEHKEYYSNHRQQQYCQVIIDPKIKKLQQLFADKIKKAKI, encoded by the coding sequence ATGGAAAATACAGAATCTAAAATAGCCACTCTTGCGGGAGGATGTTTTTGGTGTACTGAAGCTGTTTTTGAAAGAGTGGAAGGAGCAAGCAAGGTAATTCCTGGATTTACAGGCGGACAGATTAAAAACCCCGCTTATAGAGAAATAATATCTGGGCGAACTGGACATGCCGAAGCTATTGAAATTCATTTTAATCCTGAAATTATTTCTTATAAAGAATTATTGTTGATATTTTTTAGCACCCATGATCCCACTACTTTAAATAGACAACAATATGATAAAGGAACTCAATACAGAAGTGCTGTATTTTATCATTCTGAAGAGCAAAAGCAAGACGCTGAAGCAATTGTGAAGGAACTCGAAGATGCAAACGTGTTCGAGGATCCAATAGTAACCGAGATTACCCAAGCTACCGTTTTTTATAAGGCCGAAGCTGAGCACAAAGAATATTACTCGAACCACAGACAACAACAATATTGTCAGGTAATTATCGATCCCAAGATCAAAAAATTACAGCAATTATTTGCTGATAAAATAAAAAAGGCCAAAATATAA
- the folE gene encoding GTP cyclohydrolase I FolE, with protein MYRFFEEYSEEVTEDLTNNFKQIINGLGEDTSREGILKTPERAAKAMQFLTQGYDADPVKILNDAMFNESYDEMVVVKDIEVYSLCEHHMLPFFGKAHIAYIPNGKIVGLSKLPRLVDVFARRLQVQERLTHDILECINNTLQPQGVAVVIEAQHMCMMMRGVQKQNSVTTTSGFRGQFKQIETRNEFLKLISSDLK; from the coding sequence ATGTATCGATTTTTTGAAGAATATAGCGAGGAAGTTACTGAAGATCTTACCAATAACTTTAAACAAATAATCAATGGGCTAGGGGAGGATACGTCTCGCGAAGGCATTTTAAAAACTCCAGAAAGGGCTGCAAAAGCAATGCAGTTTTTAACCCAAGGCTATGATGCAGATCCTGTTAAGATCCTTAATGATGCCATGTTCAACGAAAGCTACGACGAGATGGTGGTTGTAAAGGATATAGAGGTTTATTCCTTATGCGAACACCATATGTTGCCATTTTTCGGGAAAGCGCATATTGCTTATATCCCAAATGGCAAGATTGTAGGTTTAAGCAAATTGCCAAGGCTTGTAGATGTTTTCGCCAGAAGGCTGCAGGTACAAGAACGTCTTACACATGATATTTTAGAATGCATTAATAATACCTTACAGCCACAGGGTGTAGCTGTTGTTATCGAGGCGCAGCATATGTGCATGATGATGCGGGGAGTGCAAAAACAAAATAGTGTAACCACAACTTCGGGATTTAGAGGACAATTCAAGCAAATTGAAACCAGAAATGAATTTTTGAAACTCATAAGTTCCGATCTAAAATAA
- a CDS encoding TonB-dependent receptor codes for MIKSIFSILLFAICISTYSQNPISGKIIDLETKEPIMGGNIYISKLEKGTITNLEGEFQLSNIPAGDWNMVVSFIGYTTKAMNFTSPSENSIIMELQPSAIEMEEVIVSTPFHKLQSENVVKVERESLEDLRKTGAVTLAEGITQIAGVESITTGAGIGKPVIRGLSANRVLVYAQGVRLENQQFGDEHGLGVSPSGVASVEVIKGPASLLYGSDALGGVLYLTPEKYAQTDSTTIDASYNYFTNTIGTEANLGLKTSGEKWSGLVRGNYAVHSDYETGKGVRVTNTRFEEKDLKAGVGYQDTKYKGDFRYNYNNTYIGIPEEIGEQSPSKDLISPYQKLDNHIASLTNKIFLQNSSVDLKVGYLFNDRKEFEEGSPDPALDMHLETLNYDLKFDTPVWGNFETIFGVQGLFQTNKNFGEELLVPDASVCDFGVLGTTHYHLENLDIQGGLRFDTRNISTKENGTVGEPGYFQAIDRDFTSYNGSLGVKFNLFENFVTRINAASGFRAPNLAELTSNGVHEGTNRYEIGNADLENEQNIQLDLSLEYRNEHFELFGNAFYNKINNYIFIAPTDAFMEENRVFGYTQDNARLYGGEAGFHLHPHPIDWLHLESSVELVIGEKDNGESLPLIPAVSFTNTLRVELSQLKGFSNNYSFVTVKSTGAQNKISDFETSTNGYTLVSAGIGGTIFLNKLPLELRLSGNNLLNKNYISHLSRLKIDGIANMGRNISLGIQTKF; via the coding sequence ATGATAAAATCAATCTTTAGCATATTGCTATTCGCAATATGTATTTCAACATATTCGCAAAACCCCATTTCCGGTAAAATTATAGATCTCGAAACCAAAGAGCCCATAATGGGGGGGAATATCTATATTTCAAAATTGGAAAAAGGAACCATCACCAATTTAGAGGGGGAATTTCAACTATCCAATATCCCAGCAGGGGATTGGAACATGGTGGTTTCCTTTATAGGCTATACCACAAAAGCCATGAATTTTACCTCCCCTTCAGAAAATTCCATAATTATGGAATTACAACCATCTGCTATAGAAATGGAGGAAGTAATTGTTTCTACCCCTTTTCATAAACTCCAAAGTGAAAATGTGGTAAAAGTTGAACGGGAATCTTTAGAGGATCTTAGAAAAACAGGGGCTGTAACCTTAGCTGAAGGAATTACCCAAATAGCTGGTGTAGAAAGTATAACTACAGGTGCGGGAATTGGTAAACCGGTGATAAGAGGTTTAAGTGCAAACAGGGTCTTGGTATATGCCCAGGGAGTACGATTGGAAAACCAACAGTTTGGCGATGAACATGGTTTGGGAGTTAGTCCTAGTGGGGTAGCAAGTGTAGAGGTTATAAAGGGACCGGCGTCTTTATTATATGGAAGCGATGCCCTAGGTGGGGTGTTGTATTTAACTCCTGAAAAATACGCTCAAACTGATAGCACCACCATAGACGCGAGTTATAATTATTTCACGAATACCATTGGCACTGAAGCTAATCTAGGTTTAAAAACTTCTGGAGAAAAGTGGAGCGGTTTAGTACGTGGTAATTATGCCGTGCACAGTGATTATGAAACGGGTAAGGGGGTCCGGGTTACCAATACCCGTTTCGAAGAGAAAGATCTAAAAGCAGGAGTTGGATATCAAGACACTAAATATAAAGGGGATTTTAGATACAATTATAACAACACCTATATTGGAATCCCTGAGGAAATTGGTGAGCAATCTCCTTCAAAAGATTTAATTTCTCCTTACCAGAAGTTAGATAACCATATTGCAAGCCTTACCAATAAAATATTTCTTCAAAATTCCAGTGTAGACCTAAAGGTGGGATATCTTTTTAATGACAGAAAAGAATTTGAAGAAGGGTCTCCAGATCCAGCTTTGGATATGCATTTGGAAACTTTGAATTACGACCTTAAATTCGACACCCCTGTTTGGGGAAATTTTGAAACTATTTTTGGGGTACAGGGTTTGTTCCAAACAAATAAGAACTTTGGAGAGGAATTATTGGTTCCAGATGCTTCCGTCTGTGATTTTGGGGTTTTGGGAACTACACATTATCATTTAGAAAACCTGGATATTCAAGGAGGGTTGAGATTTGACACAAGGAATATCTCTACCAAAGAAAATGGGACTGTGGGAGAGCCTGGGTATTTTCAGGCTATAGATCGTGATTTTACAAGTTATAATGGCTCCTTGGGTGTTAAATTCAATTTATTTGAAAATTTTGTTACAAGAATTAACGCGGCATCTGGGTTTAGGGCACCTAATCTAGCAGAGCTTACTTCCAATGGGGTTCACGAAGGAACCAATAGATATGAAATTGGAAATGCTGACTTGGAGAATGAACAAAATATCCAGCTGGACTTATCCTTGGAATATCGCAACGAGCACTTTGAGCTCTTTGGAAATGCTTTTTACAACAAGATCAACAATTATATTTTTATTGCTCCCACCGATGCTTTTATGGAAGAAAATAGAGTTTTTGGGTATACCCAGGATAATGCTAGATTATATGGAGGAGAGGCTGGTTTTCACCTGCACCCGCATCCTATAGATTGGTTGCACCTAGAAAGCAGTGTGGAACTTGTAATTGGTGAAAAAGACAATGGAGAAAGCCTTCCGCTTATACCAGCAGTTTCTTTTACCAACACATTAAGGGTAGAACTAAGTCAGTTAAAAGGTTTTTCCAATAATTATTCGTTTGTGACCGTAAAATCTACGGGTGCACAAAATAAAATCAGTGATTTTGAAACAAGCACCAACGGATATACCTTGGTGAGCGCAGGAATTGGAGGAACTATTTTTCTGAACAAATTACCTTTGGAACTAAGGCTTAGTGGGAACAACCTTTTAAATAAAAACTATATTTCCCACCTATCCCGTTTAAAAATTGATGGAATAGCAAATATGGGCAGGAATATATCCCTAGGTATTCAAACCAAATTTTAA
- a CDS encoding DUF5916 domain-containing protein, with amino-acid sequence MLLRKIFLLFVCLPLFTLQAQNKLAQEISRKTYEASRIATAPFIDGVLDDTIWNKIPEASNFVMSEPGDGTPSRTTHPTRVKLAYDDEAIYIAASMIDNEPSRILRQFTQRDNIKQSDFFLIDINTYNDGENQTRFVITSAGAIADAKMSGNNEDYSYNVVWEGEISYDDKGWYAEIKIPYAALRFPKKEEQLWSIQFGRKILHLNEVYTWNYIDKSIGKDTQYNGLLTGIKNIDPPVRLSFYPYASAEVDNFKDNTESSFSAGLDFKYGISDAFTLDATLIPDFGQTAFDKVELNLGPFEQAYGENRAFFTEGTELFTKGNLFYSRRIGDTPLGFNNAQAQLLDNEILVENPDKADLLNAVKISGRTESGLGVGFFNAITKETEAIIGDTMTGTNRKIITEPFANYNIVVLDQQYNQNSSITLINTNVTRNGHARDGNVTGFLFDINNKKNSFNYSGQAKMSNVNTLEQNLTGFASEFSIDRTKGNIRYGINHEFANETYDINDLGLNFTNNYNDFRINTSYRIFEPTKLLNTFYLRIFADHKRRYIPDIETSSGIGANFFAVTLERFAFGGFIKYNTDRKDFFEARRVGKYVNYPSNMVADGFISSDYRKKFAIDISANYRSYFQHDQENIRLDISPRFRFNDKFSMIYNLKYAITNNRNSFVALEPKKEIFGLRDVQSIENSIQASYNFNTEQALNLSFRNFWSVADFKEDNFSLLEDNGGLTPFYYEVTEANDPNANFNIWNFDLSYSWQFALGSEAILLYRNSIFNFDKQSDIKFTESLQNLFDQDLRQNLSLRLIYYIDYNNAKNIFKG; translated from the coding sequence ATGTTGCTAAGAAAAATTTTTCTTTTGTTTGTCTGTTTGCCCCTCTTTACATTACAGGCTCAAAACAAGTTAGCGCAGGAAATTTCAAGAAAGACTTACGAAGCATCAAGAATTGCTACAGCTCCTTTTATAGATGGCGTTCTAGATGATACTATTTGGAATAAAATTCCTGAAGCTTCTAATTTTGTGATGTCAGAGCCAGGCGATGGAACTCCCAGCAGGACAACTCACCCAACTAGGGTAAAACTGGCTTATGATGATGAAGCTATTTATATTGCTGCTTCTATGATAGACAATGAACCTTCAAGGATCTTGCGGCAATTTACCCAACGGGACAATATAAAACAATCAGATTTTTTCTTGATCGATATCAATACTTATAATGACGGTGAGAACCAAACCAGATTTGTAATTACATCTGCGGGAGCCATTGCAGATGCCAAGATGTCTGGAAATAACGAAGATTATAGCTACAATGTGGTTTGGGAAGGAGAAATCTCTTATGATGATAAAGGTTGGTATGCAGAAATAAAAATTCCCTACGCTGCCTTAAGGTTTCCAAAAAAGGAAGAACAATTATGGAGCATTCAATTTGGAAGAAAGATATTGCACTTGAATGAAGTTTATACCTGGAACTATATAGATAAATCCATTGGTAAGGATACCCAATACAATGGCCTATTAACGGGTATAAAAAACATTGACCCTCCTGTTAGATTGAGTTTTTACCCATACGCTTCTGCCGAAGTTGATAATTTTAAAGACAATACCGAAAGTAGCTTTAGCGCAGGGCTCGATTTTAAATATGGCATTTCCGATGCCTTTACCTTGGACGCCACTTTGATCCCAGATTTCGGACAAACAGCATTCGATAAAGTGGAATTAAATCTAGGGCCATTCGAGCAAGCTTATGGGGAAAACAGGGCTTTTTTTACTGAAGGTACCGAATTGTTCACAAAAGGCAATCTTTTTTATTCACGTCGTATTGGAGATACTCCCCTAGGGTTTAATAATGCCCAAGCTCAATTATTGGATAATGAGATCCTTGTAGAGAACCCCGACAAAGCAGATCTTCTAAATGCGGTAAAGATTTCCGGACGAACCGAAAGCGGATTGGGCGTTGGTTTTTTCAATGCAATTACCAAAGAGACCGAAGCTATTATTGGAGATACGATGACCGGTACCAATAGGAAAATTATAACCGAACCTTTCGCCAATTATAACATCGTGGTATTGGACCAGCAATACAATCAGAACTCCTCTATTACCCTTATAAACACCAATGTTACCAGAAATGGACATGCAAGGGATGGAAACGTAACGGGGTTTCTATTCGACATAAACAACAAGAAGAATTCTTTTAATTATTCCGGTCAAGCTAAAATGAGCAATGTGAACACACTGGAACAAAATCTAACCGGGTTTGCTTCAGAATTTTCTATAGATAGGACAAAAGGAAATATTCGATATGGGATAAACCATGAGTTTGCCAACGAAACCTACGATATTAATGATCTGGGATTGAATTTCACAAATAATTATAACGACTTCAGAATTAACACTTCGTATAGGATATTTGAGCCTACCAAGCTACTAAACACCTTTTACCTTAGAATATTCGCAGATCATAAACGGCGATATATTCCAGATATTGAAACCTCTTCTGGAATTGGAGCTAACTTTTTTGCAGTTACTTTAGAACGATTTGCTTTTGGGGGTTTTATAAAGTATAATACAGATAGAAAAGATTTTTTTGAAGCCAGAAGAGTTGGGAAATATGTGAATTATCCTTCAAATATGGTCGCAGATGGATTTATTTCTTCAGATTACCGAAAGAAATTTGCAATAGATATAAGTGCAAATTACAGAAGCTACTTTCAACACGATCAGGAAAATATAAGACTTGATATAAGTCCGAGATTTCGATTCAATGATAAATTTTCGATGATCTATAATCTTAAGTATGCTATTACCAATAACAGAAATAGTTTTGTGGCATTGGAACCCAAGAAAGAGATCTTTGGCTTGCGGGATGTGCAAAGTATAGAAAACTCTATCCAGGCCAGCTATAATTTTAATACAGAACAAGCTTTAAATTTGAGTTTTAGAAATTTTTGGTCGGTAGCAGATTTTAAAGAAGACAATTTTAGTTTGTTGGAAGATAATGGGGGCCTAACCCCTTTTTATTATGAAGTAACCGAAGCAAATGATCCCAACGCCAACTTTAATATATGGAATTTTGACCTTAGTTACAGCTGGCAGTTTGCCCTTGGCAGTGAAGCAATCTTATTATATAGAAATTCAATTTTTAATTTTGATAAACAGAGTGATATCAAGTTTACCGAAAGTTTACAAAATTTATTCGATCAAGATCTTAGACAAAATCTATCTTTGAGACTCATTTATTATATAGATTATAATAATGCGAAAAATATATTTAAAGGGTAA
- a CDS encoding acyl-CoA reductase, which yields MSIEQRKSHFIELGKFLNQFRRDGMEQHKEVKNNLEFFEPFKEQIERAIHYNGWFTKDNILFALEGWSESLTPANLGAWSKPYNFENIESKTVGIIMAGNIPLVGFHDFISVLIAGHKVLVKQSSNDKNLLPILANYLISLDPDYEEKIEFTEDRMNNFDAVIATGSNNTSRYFEYYFANKKSIIRKNRNSVAILTGDETPEDLEALGHDIFRYFGLGCRSVSKLYVPENYDFDAFYKALVPWASLMNHAKYANNYDYNKAVYLMSEFKMLDNGFLVLKEDQSFGSPIATLFYEKYADLETLKATIEANKENLQCIVANNFMENGVSFGKTQYPQLWDYADNIDTLEFLENI from the coding sequence ATGTCAATTGAACAGCGAAAATCACATTTTATAGAACTGGGCAAGTTTTTAAACCAATTCCGAAGAGATGGCATGGAACAGCACAAAGAGGTGAAGAATAATCTTGAATTTTTTGAGCCCTTTAAGGAACAAATAGAACGCGCTATTCATTATAACGGTTGGTTCACCAAAGATAATATCCTTTTTGCCCTGGAAGGTTGGAGCGAATCCCTTACGCCGGCTAATTTAGGTGCTTGGTCAAAACCTTATAACTTCGAAAATATCGAATCGAAAACAGTAGGAATTATAATGGCTGGCAACATCCCCTTGGTTGGTTTTCATGATTTTATTTCGGTATTGATCGCAGGACATAAAGTGCTGGTAAAGCAATCTTCAAATGATAAGAATTTGCTACCCATTCTTGCCAATTATCTTATTTCATTAGATCCAGATTATGAAGAAAAAATTGAATTCACAGAGGACAGAATGAACAATTTTGATGCGGTAATCGCTACCGGCAGTAACAATACCTCAAGATATTTTGAATATTATTTTGCTAACAAAAAATCCATCATCAGGAAAAATAGAAATTCTGTGGCGATCTTAACTGGCGATGAAACTCCAGAAGATCTGGAGGCCTTAGGTCATGATATTTTTAGATATTTTGGTTTGGGCTGTAGAAGTGTATCTAAATTATATGTGCCAGAGAACTATGATTTCGATGCTTTTTATAAGGCCTTAGTTCCTTGGGCATCCTTAATGAATCATGCTAAATATGCCAATAATTACGATTATAACAAGGCGGTTTACCTGATGAGTGAATTTAAAATGTTGGATAATGGGTTTTTAGTGCTAAAAGAAGATCAAAGTTTTGGATCCCCTATTGCGACACTATTTTATGAAAAATATGCAGATTTAGAAACCTTAAAAGCTACAATCGAAGCCAATAAAGAAAATCTACAATGTATTGTCGCCAATAATTTTATGGAAAATGGGGTTTCCTTCGGCAAAACACAATACCCTCAATTATGGGATTACGCAGATAATATTGATACATTGGAATTTTTGGAAAATATTTAA
- a CDS encoding DUF6146 family protein, with the protein MKNLIYIVVLGIFIYSCSATKDRGFTKKEITANANDTVRIANDSLEYEIIIIEPGFNLFINSIAKPRGYYSQSYLENKNKFLVQEYNNRVIQPFRYNPNLYIQEINYDNFVDYGYEVNYMLYNYFVFFSREYNQQFSVPTRI; encoded by the coding sequence ATGAAAAATTTAATATACATAGTTGTATTAGGGATTTTTATATATAGCTGTAGCGCTACCAAAGACAGGGGTTTCACTAAAAAGGAGATCACTGCAAATGCCAACGATACTGTTCGTATTGCAAATGACAGTCTAGAATATGAGATTATTATTATAGAACCCGGCTTCAACCTGTTTATTAATAGTATTGCAAAACCAAGGGGTTATTACTCACAATCTTATCTTGAGAATAAAAACAAATTCTTGGTTCAGGAATATAACAATCGGGTGATCCAACCTTTTAGGTATAATCCCAATCTTTACATTCAAGAAATAAATTATGACAATTTTGTGGATTATGGATACGAGGTAAACTATATGCTCTATAATTATTTTGTGTTCTTTTCTAGGGAATATAACCAACAATTTAGTGTGCCAACTCGAATATAA
- a CDS encoding ABC transporter ATP-binding protein, producing MIYANNIHKYYGDLHVLKGVNLHIAKSEIVSIVGASGAGKTTLLHILGTLDQPDKKPDSTLKVNEIDIYSQNSKQLSKFRNEQVGFIFQFHQLLPEFTALENICIPAFIKGTSKANAEKRAHELLEFLNLSPRAHHKPAELSGGEQQRIAVARSLINNPSVIFADEPSGNLDSESAEKLHKLFFRLREEFHQTFVIVTHNEELANMADRKLTMVDGEIVQH from the coding sequence ATGATTTACGCAAACAACATTCATAAATATTACGGAGACCTTCACGTACTAAAAGGGGTTAATCTACATATTGCCAAAAGCGAAATAGTATCTATCGTAGGAGCCTCTGGCGCTGGTAAAACTACCCTTTTGCATATTTTAGGCACCTTAGATCAACCAGACAAAAAACCGGACAGTACTTTAAAAGTAAATGAAATAGATATTTACTCTCAGAATTCCAAACAGCTTTCTAAATTTAGAAATGAACAGGTAGGTTTTATTTTTCAGTTCCATCAATTATTGCCGGAATTTACTGCTTTGGAAAATATTTGTATTCCTGCTTTTATAAAAGGAACTTCTAAAGCAAATGCAGAAAAACGTGCTCACGAGTTGTTGGAATTCCTGAATTTATCCCCGAGAGCGCATCATAAACCAGCAGAATTAAGTGGCGGGGAGCAACAACGAATTGCCGTAGCACGATCTTTAATAAATAATCCGTCCGTAATCTTTGCCGATGAGCCTTCTGGCAACTTGGACAGTGAATCTGCAGAAAAATTGCACAAACTATTTTTTCGGCTTAGGGAAGAATTCCATCAAACCTTTGTAATAGTTACCCATAATGAGGAATTGGCCAACATGGCCGATAGAAAATTGACTATGGTTGATGGTGAAATTGTCCAGCATTAA
- a CDS encoding DUF6787 family protein, with product MKKLKERWGIATNFQLIIIFVVFAITGSSAAKLAAPVCEFFGIYQETSPWYIYWSLRILLIFPIYQVLLVLFGWVFGQFEFFWAFEKKMLTRLGFGRYLNQD from the coding sequence ATGAAGAAATTAAAAGAACGTTGGGGAATTGCTACTAATTTTCAACTTATTATAATTTTTGTGGTTTTTGCCATCACTGGCTCTTCTGCAGCTAAGTTGGCAGCTCCGGTTTGTGAATTCTTCGGAATTTATCAAGAAACTTCTCCTTGGTATATCTATTGGTCTTTAAGAATACTTTTAATATTCCCTATCTATCAAGTTCTGTTAGTTCTTTTCGGATGGGTATTTGGTCAATTTGAATTCTTTTGGGCCTTCGAAAAAAAGATGCTTACTAGATTAGGCTTTGGACGTTATTTAAATCAGGATTAA
- the serC gene encoding 3-phosphoserine/phosphohydroxythreonine transaminase translates to MKKHNFSAGPCILPQEVFKEASQTVLDFNNSGLSILEISHRSKDFVAVMEDARQLALELLGLEGKGYKALFLQGGASMEFLMVAYNLLEKKAAYLNTGTWASKAIKEAKMFGEVNIVASSEDKKFSYIPKGYMIPTDVDYFHCTSNNTIYGTQLKAFPTTPKPMVCDMSSDIFSRELDFSKFDLIYAGAQKNMGPAGTTLVIVKEDLLGKVTRQIPSMLDYKVHIEKDSMFNTPAVYPVYVSFLTLKWLKAQGGIKAIEEKNEKKAALLYSEIDINPLFKGYTATEDRSIMNATFNLTKESLKGEFENMLKEAGINGLNGHRSVGGYRASMYNALPLESVQVLVDVMSDLERKA, encoded by the coding sequence ATGAAAAAACACAACTTTAGTGCAGGGCCATGTATACTTCCGCAGGAAGTCTTTAAGGAAGCCTCACAAACAGTTTTAGACTTTAACAATTCCGGCTTATCCATCCTGGAAATATCGCATAGAAGCAAAGATTTTGTTGCTGTAATGGAAGATGCAAGACAACTGGCATTGGAATTGCTCGGCTTGGAAGGAAAAGGCTATAAAGCCCTTTTTCTACAAGGAGGTGCAAGTATGGAATTCTTGATGGTTGCCTATAATCTTTTAGAGAAAAAAGCCGCCTATTTAAATACTGGAACTTGGGCCAGCAAGGCGATCAAAGAAGCGAAGATGTTTGGAGAGGTCAATATAGTAGCTTCTTCTGAAGACAAAAAATTCAGTTATATCCCAAAAGGATATATGATCCCTACAGACGTAGATTATTTTCATTGCACCAGCAACAATACCATTTATGGAACTCAACTGAAGGCGTTTCCAACCACTCCAAAACCTATGGTATGCGATATGAGCAGCGATATTTTCTCCAGGGAACTGGATTTTTCAAAATTCGATTTAATTTATGCTGGAGCTCAAAAAAACATGGGCCCTGCTGGAACTACTCTTGTGATCGTTAAAGAAGATCTTTTGGGAAAAGTCACCAGACAAATCCCTTCTATGCTGGATTACAAGGTGCATATAGAGAAAGACAGTATGTTCAATACTCCAGCGGTATATCCAGTATATGTCTCATTTCTAACTTTAAAATGGTTAAAAGCCCAAGGCGGAATTAAAGCCATAGAAGAAAAGAATGAAAAGAAGGCAGCTTTACTTTATTCAGAAATAGATATAAACCCACTATTTAAAGGATATACTGCCACCGAAGATCGTTCCATTATGAATGCCACCTTTAACTTAACCAAAGAATCCCTGAAAGGAGAATTTGAGAACATGCTTAAAGAAGCCGGAATTAATGGATTGAATGGACATAGAAGTGTTGGAGGCTATAGGGCTTCAATGTACAATGCGCTGCCATTGGAAAGCGTTCAGGTTTTAGTGGATGTTATGAGTGATCTGGAAAGAAAAGCATAA
- a CDS encoding 4Fe-4S dicluster domain-containing protein, translating into MAIIITDECINCGACEPECPNTAIYEGADDWRYADGTDLEGNVILPDGKKADANEAQEPISDEIYYIVPDKCTECKGFHDEPQCAAVCPVDCCVPDDSHVETEEELLAKQRFMHQE; encoded by the coding sequence ATGGCAATTATAATAACAGATGAATGTATAAACTGTGGTGCATGTGAGCCAGAGTGCCCAAATACCGCAATTTATGAAGGTGCAGATGATTGGAGATATGCCGATGGAACCGATCTGGAAGGAAATGTGATCTTACCAGATGGAAAAAAGGCAGATGCCAATGAAGCCCAAGAACCCATAAGTGACGAGATCTATTACATAGTACCCGATAAATGTACAGAATGCAAGGGATTTCATGATGAACCACAATGTGCGGCTGTGTGCCCGGTAGACTGTTGTGTGCCCGATGACAGTCATGTGGAAACTGAAGAGGAATTATTGGCCAAACAACGTTTTATGCATCAGGAATAG
- a CDS encoding D-2-hydroxyacid dehydrogenase, which translates to MKILANDGISKSGIKALENAGFEVISMKVAQEQLKNFINEEKITVLLVRSATQVRKDLVDACPGLKVIGRGGVGMDNIDVSYARSKDVKVINTPSASSESVAELVFAHLFGGVRYLHDSNRNMPLSGDSHFKDLKKNYSAGTELRGKTLGIIGLGRIGKEVAKLALGVGMKVIASDDHVGELDITLKFYNNQVVNVPIKTEPVADLIKHSDFISIHVPTQAKAILGKKEFEQMKHGVGIINTSRGGLINEEALLDGLEHGKVAFAGLDVYENEPSPSIKVLMNERISLTPHIGAATLEAQDRIGMELAAQIISIFKSEKV; encoded by the coding sequence ATGAAAATTTTAGCAAATGACGGGATTTCAAAAAGTGGTATTAAAGCACTAGAAAATGCCGGTTTTGAAGTGATCTCCATGAAAGTTGCCCAAGAGCAACTGAAAAATTTTATAAATGAAGAAAAGATAACGGTACTTCTGGTTAGGAGTGCCACCCAAGTAAGAAAAGATCTTGTTGATGCTTGCCCAGGTTTAAAAGTTATTGGGCGCGGAGGTGTTGGAATGGATAATATAGATGTTTCTTATGCGCGAAGCAAAGATGTAAAAGTAATAAATACGCCTTCCGCCAGTTCCGAATCTGTAGCCGAATTGGTTTTTGCCCATCTTTTTGGTGGGGTTCGATATCTACATGACTCCAATAGAAATATGCCACTTTCGGGGGATTCACATTTCAAGGATTTAAAGAAGAATTATTCTGCGGGAACAGAACTTAGAGGGAAAACCCTTGGGATCATTGGCTTGGGAAGAATTGGAAAAGAAGTGGCTAAACTTGCGCTTGGAGTTGGCATGAAAGTGATTGCCAGTGACGATCATGTGGGGGAACTAGATATAACCCTCAAATTTTATAACAATCAAGTTGTAAACGTTCCCATTAAAACTGAACCTGTTGCAGATCTTATAAAACATTCAGATTTTATTAGTATTCACGTTCCTACACAAGCCAAAGCCATTCTAGGTAAAAAGGAATTTGAACAAATGAAACATGGAGTTGGTATTATAAATACTTCTAGAGGCGGACTTATAAATGAAGAAGCCTTACTGGATGGATTGGAACATGGTAAAGTTGCGTTTGCAGGTTTGGATGTATACGAAAATGAACCCTCTCCATCAATCAAAGTCTTAATGAACGAAAGAATTTCATTGACCCCACATATTGGAGCTGCCACATTGGAAGCACAAGATAGAATTGGAATGGAGTTGGCGGCGCAGATCATCTCGATTTTCAAGAGCGAAAAAGTATAA